The following are encoded together in the Oceanobacillus zhaokaii genome:
- a CDS encoding VanW family protein, translating to MIISSLSFLLFMFPPQIAENTMGVSNNDIILQNIEVDQYSLPYLDPLFLDEDKIHSLMDRLEKAIYKAPINAHISANGHIIPEKLGETLDRKQFQSLFREHFYSNTNSNFEVPKKPLYPKVDRGLLGEISTKQLGTYTTFFRKSNLERTHNIKLASEAINNYVLFPGEIFSFNEIVGERTKERGYKRAPVIVRGELAEDIGGGICQVSSTLFNAVDLKGIQIVERYAHSRKVPYVPTGRDATVSWWGPDFVFKNMYNEPILIRSFSANGTMRVSVYSSDTAEYFTGSS from the coding sequence ATGATAATTTCCAGCCTTTCTTTTCTCTTATTTATGTTTCCCCCTCAAATAGCAGAGAATACGATGGGTGTCAGCAATAACGACATAATATTGCAAAATATTGAAGTAGATCAATATTCCCTTCCATATCTTGACCCGTTATTTTTGGATGAGGATAAAATACACTCATTGATGGATCGATTAGAGAAAGCAATATACAAAGCTCCGATAAATGCTCATATTTCTGCTAATGGACATATAATTCCTGAAAAACTAGGTGAAACATTAGATCGTAAGCAATTTCAAAGCTTATTTCGTGAACATTTTTATAGCAATACAAATAGTAATTTTGAAGTTCCTAAAAAACCATTATATCCTAAAGTGGATAGAGGTCTATTGGGAGAAATAAGCACCAAACAGCTTGGAACATATACAACTTTTTTTAGGAAGAGTAATCTGGAACGAACGCATAATATTAAGCTTGCATCGGAAGCAATCAATAATTATGTGCTCTTTCCTGGAGAGATCTTTTCTTTTAATGAGATAGTTGGAGAGCGGACAAAAGAAAGGGGATATAAACGTGCTCCAGTAATCGTTCGAGGCGAATTAGCTGAAGATATTGGTGGTGGGATATGCCAAGTATCATCCACACTTTTTAATGCGGTAGACCTCAAAGGAATACAAATTGTTGAGCGATATGCTCACAGTAGGAAAGTGCCATATGTACCTACAGGACGTGATGCGACAGTTAGCTGGTGGGGGCCTGATTTCGTTTTTAAAAATATGTATAATGAGCCAATTTTAATACGTTCATTTTCCGCTAATGGCACGATGAGGGTATCCGTTTATTCATCTGATACCGCAGAGTATTTTACTGGAAGTTCATAA
- a CDS encoding YceI family protein, whose product MTKATWTVDTVHSEIGFSVKHMMISKAKGVFEKFDAVIEADVEDLSDAKIEVNIDPASINTRNEDRDNHLRSADFFDVENNPNLTFVATDIKKKSGSDYDVTGDLTIRGVTKPATFDVTFEGQSKDPMGGDTVAGFSGKTNISRKEFGLVWNAAVETGGVLVGDEVTIHIELELHKQN is encoded by the coding sequence ATGACAAAAGCAACATGGACAGTAGATACGGTGCACAGTGAAATTGGATTTTCAGTTAAACATATGATGATTTCAAAAGCAAAAGGAGTATTTGAAAAATTCGATGCAGTAATTGAAGCAGATGTAGAGGATTTATCAGATGCAAAAATAGAAGTAAACATTGATCCCGCTAGTATTAATACTCGTAATGAAGACAGAGATAACCACTTACGTTCAGCAGATTTCTTCGATGTTGAAAATAATCCGAATTTAACATTCGTGGCTACTGATATTAAGAAAAAATCAGGTTCAGATTATGATGTTACTGGCGACTTAACAATTCGTGGTGTAACGAAGCCTGCAACATTTGACGTAACTTTCGAAGGGCAAAGTAAAGATCCTATGGGTGGAGATACAGTTGCTGGATTCAGCGGAAAAACGAATATTAGCCGTAAAGAGTTTGGTCTAGTATGGAACGCTGCTGTTGAAACAGGCGGCGTACTAGTTGGCGACGAAGTTACAATCCACATTGAATTAGAATTACACAAACAAAATTAA
- a CDS encoding zinc-binding dehydrogenase, with protein sequence MKAFVLEYGELKIKEMDEPRAGKGEIVVALRIAGLNRRDLYIPNRRGNEKEALILGSDGAGIVESIGEDVTRFKVGDEVIINPSLRWFDNSDAPPKEFDLLGMPDNGTFAEKIVISEEQLEKKPANLSWEEAGVLALSALTGFRALFTKGEIKAGDTIFIPGAGSGVATYLIAFAKNIGARIIVTSRSEEKQKLAKELGADIALDTNSDWEKELADETIDLVIESVGRATFNRSLKVLKKGGRMVTFGATTEDTIDFDLRHFFYGQYQLFGTTMGSRDELRALLIHVEKYNLHPVIDRTYTLEQAQQAFDYLKKGKQFGKIALQIEG encoded by the coding sequence GTGAAAGCATTTGTACTGGAATATGGAGAATTAAAGATCAAAGAGATGGATGAGCCTAGAGCGGGTAAGGGAGAAATAGTTGTTGCTTTGCGAATTGCAGGATTGAATCGACGTGACTTATACATACCGAATCGAAGGGGAAATGAAAAAGAAGCATTAATACTCGGTTCTGATGGGGCGGGTATAGTGGAATCGATCGGTGAAGATGTAACACGTTTTAAAGTGGGGGATGAAGTGATTATTAATCCTTCATTACGTTGGTTTGATAATAGTGATGCACCACCAAAGGAATTCGATTTACTCGGAATGCCTGACAATGGGACATTCGCAGAGAAGATAGTTATATCAGAAGAACAGCTTGAAAAGAAGCCTGCAAATCTTTCGTGGGAGGAAGCTGGGGTCCTTGCTTTATCAGCGTTAACAGGATTCCGCGCATTATTTACAAAGGGCGAGATAAAAGCAGGAGATACCATATTTATTCCGGGAGCTGGGAGTGGTGTTGCTACCTACCTTATTGCATTCGCTAAGAATATAGGTGCAAGGATAATTGTTACCTCTCGAAGTGAAGAAAAACAAAAATTAGCAAAAGAATTAGGTGCTGACATTGCTCTCGATACGAATAGCGATTGGGAGAAAGAATTGGCTGATGAAACAATAGATTTAGTAATTGAAAGCGTTGGTCGTGCGACTTTCAACCGATCCCTTAAAGTACTGAAGAAAGGTGGTCGGATGGTTACTTTTGGAGCGACCACGGAAGATACAATTGATTTTGATTTACGGCACTTCTTTTATGGACAATATCAATTATTCGGAACAACAATGGGGAGCAGAGATGAACTGCGTGCATTGCTGATCCATGTTGAAAAGTACAATTTGCACCCAGTTATTGACCGGACATATACACTGGAACAGGCACAGCAAGCATTCGACTATTTAAAAAAGGGAAAACAATTTGGGAAGATTGCACTACAGATAGAAGGTTAA
- a CDS encoding DUF421 domain-containing protein: MPDWIFVILRSITLIVILFFMVKWLGTKQLAQLNIFETITGIVLGGIVAIHTVDLNSNFFYALIAMFIWFIIPYSVEFISLKSKTFRDFTQGKSTVFIQDGKIMEDNLKKRGYSTDDLLEKLREKDIFLASDVEFALLEPTGSISVLPKREKMPLTAKDLGIKLSPKKEPQTIIMDGKVLLEPLANLSLNLNWLETELAKLNVSIENVFLGQADSDAQLTVDLYDDKIAVPEPTEKALLLATMKKCQADLELFSLATENEESKKLYQRNSKKLKAAIDLISPSLQ, encoded by the coding sequence ATGCCAGATTGGATTTTCGTAATACTTAGATCAATAACTCTCATTGTCATCTTATTTTTTATGGTGAAATGGCTCGGAACAAAACAGTTAGCCCAACTAAATATTTTCGAAACCATCACTGGTATTGTATTAGGCGGAATTGTTGCGATTCATACTGTCGACCTTAATAGCAACTTTTTCTATGCCCTTATCGCAATGTTCATTTGGTTCATCATTCCTTATAGTGTAGAATTTATCTCGCTAAAAAGTAAGACCTTTAGAGATTTTACACAAGGTAAAAGTACCGTGTTCATTCAAGATGGCAAAATAATGGAGGATAATTTAAAAAAACGTGGATATTCGACCGATGACCTGCTAGAAAAACTACGGGAAAAGGATATCTTCCTAGCATCTGATGTAGAATTCGCATTGTTAGAACCAACAGGGTCGATAAGTGTTCTTCCAAAAAGAGAAAAAATGCCGTTAACAGCAAAAGATTTAGGTATCAAACTATCACCTAAAAAAGAACCACAAACCATCATTATGGATGGTAAAGTACTTTTAGAGCCACTAGCAAATCTATCTCTTAATTTAAACTGGTTGGAAACAGAGCTTGCAAAATTAAACGTTAGTATAGAGAATGTCTTTCTAGGTCAAGCGGATAGTGATGCCCAGTTAACGGTAGACCTGTACGATGATAAAATTGCTGTTCCCGAGCCAACAGAAAAAGCCCTATTACTTGCAACAATGAAAAAATGCCAAGCAGACCTGGAATTATTTTCTTTAGCGACAGAAAACGAAGAATCTAAAAAGTTATATCAGCGGAATAGCAAAAAATTAAAAGCAGCAATCGATCTTATTTCTCCTTCATTACAATAA
- a CDS encoding DUF1657 domain-containing protein — protein MTVGSQVKGCFASVKSIEASLQLFVNKTQDKETEESFLHVQQLVKEVKDDLQKQIIQLSKEEPQYNN, from the coding sequence ATGACAGTAGGTTCACAAGTAAAAGGCTGCTTTGCATCTGTTAAAAGTATTGAAGCAAGCTTACAATTATTTGTAAATAAAACACAAGATAAAGAAACGGAAGAATCCTTTTTACATGTACAGCAGCTAGTGAAAGAAGTAAAGGATGACTTACAAAAGCAGATCATCCAGCTTTCTAAGGAAGAGCCACAATACAATAATTAG
- the spoVAE gene encoding stage V sporulation protein AE → MIFFWAFVIGGLICVIGQIMFDVFKLSPAHTLTTLVVAGAILDGLGLYEPLIDFAGAGATVPITSFGNSLVHGAMAEAEKHGIIGVITGMFEVTSSGISAAIVFGVIGALIFKAKG, encoded by the coding sequence ATGATTTTCTTCTGGGCATTTGTAATTGGTGGCCTCATATGTGTTATTGGACAAATTATGTTCGACGTCTTTAAACTTTCCCCTGCCCATACGTTGACAACTCTAGTTGTTGCTGGAGCAATACTAGATGGGCTTGGTCTCTATGAACCTTTAATTGATTTTGCTGGTGCTGGTGCGACAGTTCCAATAACAAGTTTCGGTAACTCATTGGTGCATGGTGCAATGGCTGAGGCAGAAAAACACGGTATTATTGGTGTCATCACAGGAATGTTTGAAGTAACAAGTTCAGGGATTTCAGCTGCCATTGTCTTCGGTGTTATTGGCGCATTGATTTTTAAGGCAAAAGGATGA
- the spoVAD gene encoding stage V sporulation protein AD, whose protein sequence is MLVGHQTWVFDNKPVILTTGTVGGPFEANGMIPNDFDLLHDDMWLEQASFEKAQQTLMEEACQIAIKKSNIEKENVQFFIGGDLINQITPTSFAANTLGAPYFGLFSACATSMEGLALSAAIINSGGANHILSGVSSHNASAERQFRYPTEYGGQKPPTAQWTVTGAGCALVGKEGEGPVITSATIGKVVDMGMTDPFNMGGAMAPAAVETIETHLRERNIDHTFYDLIITGDLAHIGREVSLDLLHKRGIDIPEEKYVDCGLTIYREGQPVLAGASGPACSAVVTYGHFLNRLKKGELDRILVVATGALHSPLSIYQKDPIPCIAHAVSIESGRDIQ, encoded by the coding sequence GTGCTAGTTGGACATCAGACATGGGTTTTTGACAATAAACCAGTTATCCTAACTACCGGTACTGTTGGCGGTCCTTTTGAAGCGAATGGAATGATTCCAAATGATTTTGATTTATTACATGATGACATGTGGCTTGAACAAGCATCTTTTGAAAAGGCACAACAAACACTTATGGAAGAAGCGTGCCAAATTGCAATCAAGAAAAGTAATATTGAAAAAGAAAATGTTCAGTTTTTCATCGGTGGTGATTTAATTAATCAAATTACTCCAACAAGCTTTGCAGCAAACACACTTGGTGCCCCCTATTTCGGACTTTTTAGTGCGTGTGCTACTTCAATGGAAGGATTAGCACTCTCTGCAGCCATTATTAATAGTGGTGGAGCAAATCATATTTTAAGTGGGGTATCGAGCCATAATGCTTCAGCAGAAAGACAATTTCGTTATCCAACGGAATATGGTGGACAGAAACCACCGACAGCACAATGGACTGTTACTGGAGCAGGTTGTGCACTCGTGGGTAAAGAAGGAGAAGGTCCGGTGATAACATCAGCAACGATTGGAAAAGTTGTGGACATGGGAATGACAGATCCATTCAATATGGGTGGTGCGATGGCCCCTGCTGCCGTTGAAACCATTGAAACCCATTTAAGGGAAAGAAATATTGACCATACGTTTTATGACTTAATTATTACCGGGGATTTGGCACATATTGGTAGAGAAGTATCATTAGATTTATTGCATAAACGTGGTATTGATATTCCCGAGGAAAAGTATGTTGATTGTGGGCTGACGATTTATCGAGAGGGCCAGCCAGTATTAGCTGGTGCTAGTGGTCCAGCATGCTCTGCCGTTGTTACTTACGGGCATTTCTTAAATCGGCTGAAGAAAGGTGAATTGGACCGGATACTCGTTGTTGCAACTGGTGCACTTCATTCTCCACTAAGCATCTATCAAAAGGATCCAATCCCATGTATTGCACATGCAGTTTCCATAGAATCAGGACGTGATATACAATGA
- the spoVAC gene encoding stage V sporulation protein AC — MADKKKKNLPPNAQEYQAFQQQREVKRPLLKNCLKAFLVGGFICLIGQLISTFYIYNFNFTEQTAGNPTSATLIFFTMLLTGFGVYDRIGQFGGAGSAVPVTGFGNAVISAAIEHKTEGFILGVGGNIFKLAGPVIVYGVFSAFIVALIKTIIIGWGGF; from the coding sequence ATGGCAGATAAAAAGAAGAAAAACCTACCACCTAATGCACAGGAATATCAAGCGTTTCAGCAACAAAGAGAAGTAAAGCGACCACTGTTAAAAAATTGTCTAAAGGCTTTCTTAGTAGGTGGATTCATCTGTCTTATCGGTCAGCTTATTTCTACCTTTTATATTTATAATTTTAATTTTACCGAACAAACTGCTGGAAACCCAACCTCAGCCACATTAATTTTCTTCACGATGCTATTAACTGGATTTGGCGTCTATGATCGAATTGGCCAATTTGGTGGGGCAGGCTCTGCTGTTCCGGTAACAGGTTTCGGAAATGCTGTCATCTCTGCTGCAATCGAACATAAAACAGAAGGATTCATTTTAGGTGTCGGAGGAAATATTTTTAAACTTGCAGGACCTGTTATTGTCTACGGAGTGTTCTCTGCATTTATCGTTGCATTGATTAAAACGATCATTATCGGATGGGGTGGTTTTTAG
- a CDS encoding DUF1657 domain-containing protein, with translation MTVASQVKQTIAGLKSAQASFEQFALQTENKQAKQMYQDAAQQTMSILQSVEPRIQQIEQEEPQYKQ, from the coding sequence ATGACAGTAGCAAGCCAAGTGAAGCAAACAATTGCCGGGTTAAAGAGTGCTCAAGCAAGCTTCGAACAATTTGCACTACAAACTGAAAACAAGCAAGCAAAACAAATGTATCAGGATGCAGCACAACAAACGATGTCTATTTTACAAAGTGTTGAACCAAGAATACAGCAAATTGAACAAGAAGAGCCACAATATAAACAATAA
- the nfsA gene encoding oxygen-insensitive NADPH nitroreductase, whose amino-acid sequence MNHTLETILNHRSIRKFTEDKLTNEQIHTLIKAAQQASTSSNVMAYTIIGVTDPILKNELRKVSGQTYVEHNGHLFVFCGDLHRISQLAKPEELVEMEETIESTEQFIVTTIDAALSAQNLAIAAESMGLGICYLGSLRNDIYRVSELLGLPEYVIPLFGMAVGTPAHKPELKPRLPFEAVYHENKYKTDESQQTSISFYDAQLQEYYQTRSSNTKTDKWSGQMIRKYRNPIRMDVSSFVKEQKLNKR is encoded by the coding sequence ATGAATCATACCCTTGAAACTATCTTAAATCATCGTTCAATCCGCAAATTTACAGAGGACAAATTAACAAATGAACAAATTCATACACTAATTAAAGCCGCACAACAAGCCTCCACTTCAAGTAATGTGATGGCTTATACCATTATTGGTGTGACCGATCCTATACTAAAGAATGAGCTTAGAAAAGTATCGGGGCAAACATATGTTGAGCATAATGGTCATTTATTTGTATTTTGTGGAGACCTGCATCGGATTTCGCAACTCGCAAAACCTGAAGAGCTAGTTGAAATGGAAGAAACAATTGAGAGCACAGAACAGTTTATAGTGACAACTATTGATGCTGCACTTTCTGCACAGAATTTAGCAATAGCTGCAGAATCGATGGGACTTGGAATTTGTTATCTTGGCAGTTTAAGAAATGATATTTACCGTGTAAGTGAATTATTAGGACTTCCTGAATATGTAATTCCGCTTTTTGGTATGGCGGTTGGCACCCCAGCTCATAAACCGGAACTAAAACCCCGTCTTCCTTTTGAGGCAGTATATCATGAAAACAAATACAAAACAGATGAATCTCAGCAAACTTCTATCTCTTTTTATGACGCACAACTCCAAGAATATTATCAAACTCGATCGAGCAATACCAAAACAGATAAATGGTCCGGGCAAATGATTCGGAAATACCGGAATCCCATTCGCATGGACGTTAGTAGTTTTGTAAAAGAGCAAAAATTAAATAAAAGATAA
- a CDS encoding YwpF family protein yields MKTFKLKMLTIINQENGKIVQNRIPLLNGLIINREDDTNQWIIEAYIEKANKAYFNQLLENKEELMLQVKITKESNEPATFITSILSINEIGENINVLFIGTVIERKEKNILKELTSLLEEGYRGKKLE; encoded by the coding sequence ATGAAGACATTTAAGCTTAAAATGCTAACCATTATAAACCAAGAAAATGGGAAAATCGTACAAAATAGGATACCATTATTAAATGGGCTCATTATTAATCGTGAAGATGATACAAACCAATGGATAATTGAGGCCTATATTGAAAAGGCAAACAAGGCCTATTTTAATCAGCTGTTAGAAAATAAAGAAGAACTTATGCTTCAAGTGAAAATTACAAAGGAAAGCAATGAGCCAGCAACATTTATTACATCTATTCTAAGTATCAATGAAATTGGTGAAAATATTAATGTACTATTTATAGGCACTGTTATTGAGCGGAAGGAAAAAAATATTCTAAAAGAATTGACTTC